A single Anabrus simplex isolate iqAnaSimp1 chromosome 10, ASM4041472v1, whole genome shotgun sequence DNA region contains:
- the snRNP-U1-C gene encoding U1 small nuclear ribonucleoprotein C, which produces MPKYYCDYCDTYLTHDSPSVRKTHCQGRKHKDNVKFYYQKWMEEQAQHLIDATTAAFKAGKIASNPFASGKGGAAIPPPANMPHGGPPRPPGPVHGPPQPGPGMMGPPGMHHGPMGPMMMGPHGPMPPMMGMRPPMMGPMMPMGPMGPMGPMRGPPLLGGPMGPPMKK; this is translated from the coding sequence ATGCCTAAGTATTATTGTGATTATTGCGATACGTACTTAACGCATGATTCACCTTCCGTTAGAAAAACACATTGTCAGGGTCGTAAGCACAAAGACAATGTAAAATTTTATTATCAGAAGTGGATGGAAGAACAAGCTCAACATCTCATTGATGCCACCACTGCTGCCTTCAAAGCTGGCAAGATAGCATCAAATCCATTCGCTTCTGGCAAAGGGGGAGCTGCAATTCCGCCACCTGCAAATATGCCTCATGGAGGGCCACCAAGACCTCCTGGTCCTGTTCATGGCCCTCCTCAGCCTGGACCAGGAATGATGGGGCCACCTGGAATGCACCATGGACCAATGGGTCCAATGATGATGGGCCCTCATGGACCTATGCCGCCAATGATGGGAATGAGACCTCCAATGATGGGACCAATGATGCCAATGGGACCCATGGGCCCAATGGGTCCTATGAGAGGACCTCCCTTGCTCGGTGGACCTATGGGTCCTCCTATGAAAAAGTAG